From the genome of Bombus pascuorum chromosome 2, iyBomPasc1.1, whole genome shotgun sequence, one region includes:
- the LOC132916247 gene encoding checkpoint protein HUS1 isoform X3: MVWAELSQTHFFTEYIMNGVSEEQNEIYLEFDPTLLARSLGSLRMTAKSVKIKLTNKRQPCLTIEIELPSLSMESRQCLHDVPVRVIPRREWTEHQAPNIPEFHISVDMPQLKHVKHIVERMKNMSPQLTLSADKTGIFVLKIDTDSATVSTHFQKLQVWSCSQQSQEDKISATIDIKKFFMFLAWDITHPDGVKCNILQDKMVNLFLHVADYVKIQYFLPSVSI, translated from the exons ATGGTTTGGGCTGAACTAAGTCAGACTCATTTTTTTACTGAATACATTATGAATGGCGTCTCTGAAGAACAAAATGagatttatttagaatttgatCCCACATTGCTCGCGAGATCCCTAGGATCTTTACGAATGACCGCAAAAAGcgttaaaatcaaattaacgAATAAACGACAACCGTGTCTCACTATAGAAATTGAGTTACCTTCGTTAAGCATGGAATCAAGACAATGCTTGCACGATGTACCTGTCAGAGTTATACCACGACGCGAATGGACCGAGCATCAAGCACCAAATATTCCTGAATTTCAt aTTTCGGTCGATATGCCTCAACTTAAACACGTAAAACATATTGTAGAAAGGATGAAAAACATGAGTCCACAATTAACGTTAAGCGCCGACAAAACCGGCATATTTGTATTGAAAATCGACACGGACAGCGCCACAGTGTCTACACATTTCCAAAAGTTGCAAGTTTGGAGTTGTAGTCAACAAAGTCAAGAAGACAAAATATCGGCTACTATAGATATTAAGAAGTTTTTCATGTTCCTAGCTTGGGACATAACACATCCTGATGGCGTAAAATGTAACATACTTCAAGACAAGATGGTTAACTTATTTCTGCATGTAGCAGATTATGTTAAAATACAGTATTTCTTACCCTCGGTATCTATTTGA
- the LOC132916247 gene encoding checkpoint protein HUS1 isoform X1, with product MKFRCRMMDVIAMRDFTNIVNVISRITKQCTLRLTLDELCFSVTDDRASMVWAELSQTHFFTEYIMNGVSEEQNEIYLEFDPTLLARSLGSLRMTAKSVKIKLTNKRQPCLTIEIELPSLSMESRQCLHDVPVRVIPRREWTEHQAPNIPEFHISVDMPQLKHVKHIVERMKNMSPQLTLSADKTGIFVLKIDTDSATVSTHFQKLQVWSCSQQSQEDKISATIDIKKFFMFLAWDITHPDGVKCNILQDKMVNLFLHVADYVKIQYFLPSVSI from the exons ATGAAATTCAGGTGTAGAATGATGGACGTAATTGCAATGAGAGATTTCACCA ataTCGTTAATGTTATCTCTCGAATAACAAAACAGTGTACCTTGCGGTTAACGTTGGATGAATTATGCTTCAGTGTCACTGATGACCGAGCATCGATGGTTTGGGCTGAACTAAGTCAGACTCATTTTTTTACTGAATACATTATGAATGGCGTCTCTGAAGAACAAAATGagatttatttagaatttgatCCCACATTGCTCGCGAGATCCCTAGGATCTTTACGAATGACCGCAAAAAGcgttaaaatcaaattaacgAATAAACGACAACCGTGTCTCACTATAGAAATTGAGTTACCTTCGTTAAGCATGGAATCAAGACAATGCTTGCACGATGTACCTGTCAGAGTTATACCACGACGCGAATGGACCGAGCATCAAGCACCAAATATTCCTGAATTTCAt aTTTCGGTCGATATGCCTCAACTTAAACACGTAAAACATATTGTAGAAAGGATGAAAAACATGAGTCCACAATTAACGTTAAGCGCCGACAAAACCGGCATATTTGTATTGAAAATCGACACGGACAGCGCCACAGTGTCTACACATTTCCAAAAGTTGCAAGTTTGGAGTTGTAGTCAACAAAGTCAAGAAGACAAAATATCGGCTACTATAGATATTAAGAAGTTTTTCATGTTCCTAGCTTGGGACATAACACATCCTGATGGCGTAAAATGTAACATACTTCAAGACAAGATGGTTAACTTATTTCTGCATGTAGCAGATTATGTTAAAATACAGTATTTCTTACCCTCGGTATCTATTTGA
- the LOC132916242 gene encoding UDP-glucuronosyltransferase 3A1-like yields the protein MDLIFIDRYYCSIKMSVIITSYLLMYLANIIHGSTLIAPPQSAVVVAFEDIYDISLLANTLSDEGIDTTLIIPESNEDEVYETLIDVEVLTVKVEVDGSAYSTKKTIQACEALLKDEQIAKKIQEIQPTFAIFPALWHDGCLLPWARAIESIPVIWTRNREEDLYVFEYTGAALSVQNTQVWTRLWTSTIRRSIFSTARNEYTVYALRIVGKYLPDISLDLDNLYADVRLILWDADVILRSDYALLTQLIVEIGCHHCRGAHPLQSDLHKTLIEYRVGTIVSLLDENYETLIRELAQKLPQGREGQAVVWKNMKWQNSNNALPENLFVQSKIDRQDLIGYGRTRVVLSHCATTELLEAAFHGTPVICFPRNPNEFKNAARAVQLGFARSAEKIHISSGEELADMVTQIHETMDYRENARKVSLTIRDRINPAVDRLIYWLRYMARTKDWNLDFLTPVSPAKTLNEDVQFLLGLVVGTIVGLFSAIGCMIAKYLVLAKTLKGKYTQ from the exons ATGGATTTAATCTTTATCGATCGTTACTATTGTTCGATCAAAATGTCGGTAATTATTACGTCATACCTACTTATGTATTTGGCGAACATAATTCACGGTTCCACATTAATTGCACCCCCGCAATCGGCAGTGGTTGTCGCTTTCGAGGATATCTATGACATATCTTTATTAGCCAACACTTTGTCGGATGAAGGGATCGATACAACGTTAATTATACCGGAGTCCAACGAAGACGAAGTTTACGAAACTTTGATCGATGTTGAAGTGCTCACAGTGAAAGTCGAAGTTGATGGATCTGCATATTCTACAAAGAAAACGATTCAAGCGTGTGAAGCTTTGTTAAAAGATGAACAAATCGCGAAGAAGATACAGGAAATTCAACCTACCTTCGCCATATTTCCTGCACTTtg gCACGATGGATGTTTGCTGCCATGGGCAAGAGCTATTGAATCTATTCCAGTGATATGGACGCGCAATCGAGAAGAAGATCTGTATGTTTTCGAATATACTGGTGCCGCTTTATCGGTTCAGAATACACAAGTTTGGACCCGGTTGTGGACGAGTACTATAAGGAGGTCAATATTCTCCACGGCTCGGAATGAGTACACGGTGTATGCTCTCCGGATAGTGGGAAAATACTTGCCAGATATCAGTCTCGATTTAGATAATCTATACGCTGATGTTCGCCTTATACTTTGGGACGCTGACGTTATCCTACGCTCGGATTATGCATTACTCACCCAGCTGATAGTGGAA ATCGGCTGTCATCACTGCAGAGGGGCACATCCATTACAAAGCGACCTACACAAAACTCTGATCGAGTATCGAGTGGGTACTATTGTGTCTCTTCTGGATGAAAATTATGAGACGTTAATTAGGGAGCTTGCACAGAAATTACCTCAAGGCAGGGAGGGCCAAGCAGTAGTTTGGAAAAACATGAAATGgcaaaattcaaataatgcTCTGCCAGAGAATCTTTTCGTTCAGTCGAAAATTGATCGGCAAGACTTAATAG GTTATGGACGTACAAGAGTGGTGTTAAGTCATTGTGCAACCACAGAGCTCCTTGAAGCTGCCTTCCATGGAACTCCAGTCATATGTTTCCCCAGAAATCCCAACGAATTTAAAAACGCTGCACGAGCGGTTCAATTAGGCTTCGCACGTTCCGCTGAAAAGATTCATATTTCATCTGGTGAAGAACTAGCTGATATGGTGACTCAGATTCATGAAACTATGGACTACCGCGAGAATGCTAGAAAAGTATCTTTAACCATTCGTGATAGAATAAATCCTGCTGTGGATAGGTTAATCTATTGGTTACGTTACATGGCAAGGACAAAGGATTGGAACTTAGACTTCCTAACTCCAGTCAGTCCAGCGAAGACCTTGAATGAAGATGTCCAATTCTTACTTGGTCTTGTCGTAGGTACTATAGTTGGATTGTTTTCGGCAATAGGTTGTATGATAGCAAAATATTTAGTCTTAGCTAAAACATTAAAGGGAAAATATACGCAATAA
- the LOC132916243 gene encoding nuclear pore glycoprotein p62 — MSFTYSTPKSQPSTTPASTVPTTTFTFGVGGAGDAAKPTGFSLTSTPVQTKPGGTFGTGLSITPVQNPGFTFGTPTAAPTTTVPSQTLGLTFSTGTTASTGITPAATTGITPAATTGIIPAATTATAPTGFSTPAPAGNTLSFNLGGTTTVTTTTAATSAFASKLLTTGFALGGGETVVSTARTGLTFGTPNTMTTGTGFTLPATPVVTTAIATTTTATGFSLGASGTTSAATGFTFGTGTTSTSTAGFSLNQTAATASLTSTQASLGTTTTVSSSAGTLQPASINSFEESINKWTLELEEQEKVFVNQAEQVNAWDKLLISNGEKIVALNQEVERVKIEQQQLEHELDYVVGQQKELQDCLVPLEKELASLSVSDPEREYTYRLAEDLDTQLKRMSEDLKEIIEHLNQANRTQDSSDPIVQIGKILNAHMNSLQWLDQQTTLLNQKIQQIDQMHQNFRQENERNFNLAYN, encoded by the exons atgagttTCACATACAGTACTCCAAAGTCTCAACCCAGTACTACTCCTGCAAGCACTGTACCAACTacaa CTTTTACATTTGGAGTTGGTGGTGCCGGAGATGCAGCAAAACCAACAGGATTCTCGCTTACATCTACGCCAGTACAAACTAAACCTGGTGGAACATTTGGTACTGGATTAAGTATTACTCCTGTTCAGAATCCTGGCTTTACTTTTGGAACACCAACTGCTGCTCCTACAACCACTGTACCTTCACAAACACTTGGTTTAACATTTAGTACTGGTACAACTGCAAGTACTGGCATAACTCCTGCAGCAACTACTGGCATAACTCCTGCAGCAACTACTGGCATAATTCCTGCAGCAACTACTGCAACAGCTCCTACAGGATTCTCTACACCAGCACCAGCTGGAAATACTTTAAGCTTTAATTTAGGAGGTACTACTACAGtgacaacaacaacagcagcgACCTCAGCTTTTGCATCCAAGCTACTTACTACTGGATTTGCCTTGGGTGGCGGTGAAACTGTTGTATCCACTGCTAGAACTGGCTTAACGTTTGGTACACCAAATACAATGACAACGGGAACTGGGTTTACTCTTCCTGCAACACCTGTTGTAACTACTGCTATAGCTACAACCACAACAGCAACAG GTTTCTCTTTAGGTGCAAGTGGTACAACATCTGCAGCCACAGGATTTACCTTCGGTACAGGGACAACTTCAACTAGCACAGCAGGATTTTCTTTAAATCAAACTGCAGCCACAGCAAGTCTCACATCTACTCAAGCATCATTGGGTACAACTACAAC CGTCAGTTCATCTGCGGGTACACTTCAACCTGCTTCTATAAATTCGTTTGAAGAATCCATCAATAAATGGACCTTAGAACTAGAAGAGCAAGAAAAGGTATTTGTAAACCAAGCTGAACAAGTTAACGCTTGGGATAAATTGCTTATAAGCAACGGAGAGAAAATAGTAGCACTGAATCAAGAGGTTGAAAGAGTCAAAATTGAGCAGCAGCAGTTGGAGCATGAATTGGATTATGTT GTTGGTCAGCAGAAAGAGTTGCAAGACTGTTTAGTACCACTAGAAAAGGAATTAGCATCTCTTTCAGTATCTGATCCAGAAAGAGAATACACATATCGTTTAGCGGAAGATCTTGATACTCAATTAAAACGAATGTCAGAAGATTTGAAGGAAATCATCGAACATTTAAATCAGGCCAATCGCACGCAAGATTCCAGCGATCCTATTGTCCaaattggcaaaatattgaatgcTCATATGAACAGTTTACAATGGTTAGATCAGCAAACAACTTTGTTGAATCAAAAGATTCAGCAGATCGATCAGATGCATCAAAATTTCAGACAAGAGAatgaacgaaatttcaatttagcgtataattaa
- the LOC132916247 gene encoding checkpoint protein HUS1 isoform X2, producing MQHIVNVISRITKQCTLRLTLDELCFSVTDDRASMVWAELSQTHFFTEYIMNGVSEEQNEIYLEFDPTLLARSLGSLRMTAKSVKIKLTNKRQPCLTIEIELPSLSMESRQCLHDVPVRVIPRREWTEHQAPNIPEFHISVDMPQLKHVKHIVERMKNMSPQLTLSADKTGIFVLKIDTDSATVSTHFQKLQVWSCSQQSQEDKISATIDIKKFFMFLAWDITHPDGVKCNILQDKMVNLFLHVADYVKIQYFLPSVSI from the exons atgcaac ataTCGTTAATGTTATCTCTCGAATAACAAAACAGTGTACCTTGCGGTTAACGTTGGATGAATTATGCTTCAGTGTCACTGATGACCGAGCATCGATGGTTTGGGCTGAACTAAGTCAGACTCATTTTTTTACTGAATACATTATGAATGGCGTCTCTGAAGAACAAAATGagatttatttagaatttgatCCCACATTGCTCGCGAGATCCCTAGGATCTTTACGAATGACCGCAAAAAGcgttaaaatcaaattaacgAATAAACGACAACCGTGTCTCACTATAGAAATTGAGTTACCTTCGTTAAGCATGGAATCAAGACAATGCTTGCACGATGTACCTGTCAGAGTTATACCACGACGCGAATGGACCGAGCATCAAGCACCAAATATTCCTGAATTTCAt aTTTCGGTCGATATGCCTCAACTTAAACACGTAAAACATATTGTAGAAAGGATGAAAAACATGAGTCCACAATTAACGTTAAGCGCCGACAAAACCGGCATATTTGTATTGAAAATCGACACGGACAGCGCCACAGTGTCTACACATTTCCAAAAGTTGCAAGTTTGGAGTTGTAGTCAACAAAGTCAAGAAGACAAAATATCGGCTACTATAGATATTAAGAAGTTTTTCATGTTCCTAGCTTGGGACATAACACATCCTGATGGCGTAAAATGTAACATACTTCAAGACAAGATGGTTAACTTATTTCTGCATGTAGCAGATTATGTTAAAATACAGTATTTCTTACCCTCGGTATCTATTTGA